DNA sequence from the Pomacea canaliculata isolate SZHN2017 linkage group LG7, ASM307304v1, whole genome shotgun sequence genome:
AACAATAATTACTTGGCAAAAGTGTTTACTCAATGATGAGGGATAAGGAAGAGCTGGTATGAAATTGGATGTCACCTGGTGAGCAATGAAGAAATGAGTATAAGCTGTACAGGGTTGACTTTGAGAAAACAACTTTAGAATTATGCGTCAGTAAATCAAGATAGCAGTAGAGAATTTTATTCATCCCTCTCTCGAGATAACAGAGGAAGGACAATTCATTTGTATCTTGTGCATAAAACCAGCAGGTTTCACTTGAGGTCTTGAGATAGCATTACTTTAAATCACTGCATGGCTTTGTTTTAACTGCATTAAATTTAATGAATTAACTACACTAAAATTTGCTTTAAGTCCTACTCATTTATGCTGTGCTTGATCGAATTCACATATTATACCTCTTCTGTACATTTTATGGATGCAATTTTGATGATTGATAGAAATGGGTACTAAAATTTCCAAGGCAGACAGATCAAATTAAGCTGCCGGCAGAACCAAAacttcaagaaacaaaattactcTCCACAAAACAGTTGGTATGACAGATTAATGAActctttttcacacatttcCACAACCCTTTTAAATGAACCCCTTTTAGGAATTAAAAATGATATGTTTCATATGATTAGACTCCAAGACCAAAGTATTGATTTGCAAAACTCCTGGTCCACTTTTGCTAGTCTTTTAGAAGTCTTTGAAGAAAAGTGTAATCAGTATTAAGCAAGCagagcaaaaaaacaaaaacaaaaactgagtaaATACAGTTAACAACAAATCTATAATAAGTTAGTGcttttcattaatgttttaaaaataacattatcaGGGAATACTGACAAATGCAGGGTAAAAACCTGCAATGCTGTTCCACATATTGGATGAATTTCCAGTGAGGTACAACTAAAACAGGGTAGGGTCTGACAGGCTGAATAGATTTTAACAACCACAGTGTTGTTCGGCGGCACAAACatcaccctaaaaaaaaaaaataaaagccacaaAAAGCCAACAATCCaacaattcctttttttttttaaatagctaaTAACTGGAATAGGTGAAAAGTTCAAAGGGCTCTTTTATCCATGGCTTGCCAAAAGCTGGTTGCTGGATTGCTGGTTAGAAGCTGGTTGTGGTGCTACCTGTGGAGTTGGCAGTGGTCGTCTGAAGAGGAGGACATGGGGTTCTGTAGATAGAACAGGTAAGAGGATAGATATTCAAGGGTTTGTAAAGTGCAACTACATTGCTCAGTTGTACAGAACAGAGATTTTCCTCTAAATTATAATCGCTTATTTGTTCTGGTtaaaggtgaaaaaagaaactgaacagGAGATAAACTTTACTGGCAATGCTAAGACAAACTATTCTGATTACATTTGTCAGTCTTATGCTTACCTGGTGCATGCACCATATAGTGGATCCACCCAGGAGATTGCTGCACACCCAGGTTCCTCCATTCTGTTTCCGTCATTAAGTGATTTTTGGGCACTAACTTTGCAATATCTTGTGGCAGAATAACATGCCTGTAACACACCAacttttcaatatatatatctgcGGCAGAATAACATGCCTCTAACATGCCAGTATAGCATAAGTGTCAAAACTTCTAAACAGGAAGCCAGCATGTTGAAAACATGTGATGTGAAACAGATGTGAAAGCACCACCAATAACAGTAGTGTAGGAACCACAGAGTCAGGCATCccctcaaaaacattttgatgggGCAAGAATATCTTTCACCCCCACACCAATACTTGTAatgtgattcttcacaaagtataaaaaagataaaggaaCCACGTGAGAAAGGGTGAGAGAAAAAATCTTTACCAGGgcaacagaataagcaaaagttatgctttttttgtATCTAACCCTTGAAAGGAAATAAGCACTACTTTACTACAAAATGAAGGCATCAATCAAAGACAGATTGCAGCATATTTTGTGGTACTATCCTTGTAAACACTCACGTGTGTGCATGGCTACACTCATTCACCttccccttttttcttctttttctttgtgaaagtgCGAACATCGTTCACTGTGGGCATTAAGTTTGTGTCCCCAAAACTAGGCATCTTCCTATGCCATCAAAGAagattaccttttttttttttcaacagaaactGTAAGCACAAAACTCCATTATTAATAGTACCCTCTTGTTCTTATCCACTTATATAATTACCTGTACTCATACTTGTCATCATAATACTTTTCAGAATAGGATATCTGGTCAGCTGGCATTTTTCAACCTTGATTGAAATCTGAAAGGCACAATCAGAGataatgacatgaaaaaaagaatgccAGTTGGTATCACTACAATTAGTTTACAAAATTGTAATTTGTTAAATAATTATCAGAACCAAAACAGttgctacattttagaaaaactTTGCTTGTATTTCATGAGCTAAAGAATAAAAGTACTTTTCTTAAGGAATCGTAACACCcatgcataaaaatgttaagAAGCATTATTAGCTGAAGGCTGGGAGGAGTTGTCAATTGTGTTGGTTCAAAACAAATCCCAAATGATGAggcattaaaattaattatagcAAAAAATATAATGCATTAACTAAAAACATCATGATAAAAAATGAGGTACTTATAAGGTGCAATTTGTGGGCCTATGACGCAGGAaaaagagggggaaaaaagagaggGGATGGGGTA
Encoded proteins:
- the LOC112568148 gene encoding cyclin-dependent kinases regulatory subunit 1-like, giving the protein MPADQISYSEKYYDDKYEYRHVILPQDIAKLVPKNHLMTETEWRNLGVQQSPGWIHYMVHAPEPHVLLFRRPLPTPQVAPQPASNQQSSNQLLASHG